The following nucleotide sequence is from Juglans microcarpa x Juglans regia isolate MS1-56 chromosome 6D, Jm3101_v1.0, whole genome shotgun sequence.
tctataaaaaatataaaactaattacaaatctaaaattacaattcaaacaataaaaatatcgaaattaaaatctcaacaattttacttttaggtctaagagtataattgtaattttaactttattaacGGGTCAAAATAAGTTGACATGTTATCATCTATTAAGCAATTGTATCTTAATAGTTAATTACTTATCAGATTAACACATTTTAATCCGaatccattaaaattaaatttaaattcgtTATTATCATGTCGATTGAATTAACGTATTGCGTCATATATTGCCACCCTCGGGCGGTGTGGttgcgtctctctctctctcaatcttgcTCACTTTATGCTAACAGTCTCCAGACTCTGCTGCTTACCCCACCCGTTGAACCGCCCCCAAAACCCCGATTCTCCACTGATCTTCCAGAAACGTTTCTCTCGCTTCCAAAACCCGAAACGTTTTTATCTCTTCTCCTTCAAAAAACCGCCAATGCCGCctcgtcctcctcctccttcccaTATTGTCGCCGAGTACGCGAAGTCGGACCGGTCCTCGTGCAAGAAGTGCGCGAAAGCGATCATCAAGAAGGCTCTCAGGGTGGGGATAGTGAGCCGGGACGCGCGAGGATTCGACATGACCAAATGGCACCACTTGGATTGCTTTCCGGTTGGAGCGGCCACGGTCTGCTCGGCCGAGGCGATTAAGGGGTTCGAGGCTTTGCAGGTTTGGTTGGGTTTTGGAAATTACGGTTCAGGGTTTAGAGTTTTTCTTTGTATGGTGCTTGGTTTCTATGAATTTTCTTCTATTAAATGTTCgcttttatgtttgtgtttacAGAGAAGTGATCAGGAAGCGCTGGAGAAGTCGTTGGGTAGATGTGATGACTCCGTGGGTAATGGAGAGGTATGTTGATTCTTTTGATATAGTTCGTAAATGTGCAAGGAAAACAGATTATATAGAAGACGTGAAAATGTGTTTCATCGTATGGCATGGAGCTCTTATACGCTGCTGATTTTGGTCCATGCAATAGATGTGTTCAATTTGCATGCTTTCTCACTTTCCATGGACTATTAGCCTCCTTTCGCTTTCTCTTCCTTTTAGGTATCATCAAAACTAAATGAATTACTACCAGAAGCCATTGGAAATTTGGAGTATTAGTGAATTTGCATTTCATTTGTTTAAAAACCCTCTGTAACGTATGCTTCATGTTTGGCTGATTTGGAGTGACCTGGTCTTTTAGTAACATCTGCCATGGCTCTCTGTTTTTTTCGTTCCCTTTTGTTTTCCACTTGTAGCTTCATACTTCGTGTGTCTGTCACTTTCCTGGACGGAGGTAGATATGTCAGTGCCTTTTATAAGTTGTGTAAATCTGTCATTATATTAAGGGGTTAAGATTATATAGAGTAAAAGCCTTAAGTCTACTATCATCACTGTATTTAGCTAGTGCCTTGGCATTAGTTTTTGTTGTTTCGTTAACAGGTTCATAAAGgagatgacgatgatgatgaagaaaatgaacTTAAAGAAAGGGATGCAAAGAAAGCCAAGGTAgcaaaattatctttttaagtGGATGCTTATTAATTGATTTCGTTGATTGGGTATATACATCTCATTGTTGATGGAACTATAAGCTTATGTTATTTACAATATATAGACAGATCAGCTGTACTAATAAGAATGTTGTTAAGGACCCTAGCGTCAGACGGTTGCAACTACAGTTACTAAACCCATTTTCGTGCTGAAAGTTGTGCTTCCAAGGAAGCTCTTTTTCGAAATTTGAAGGTTATATCTTTGATGTGTGATTCCTAAAGCATGGGTTGGTGTAGCTTCTTTTGATATTTTACTTCCCATCTTAAGCATTTAGCCTCTGAGGCATTGAGACTCGTGCCAACCTGACATTGATTGTTTATTTCAGCCTTTATTATCATATGTTTTTCCTGAACAGTGTTTTTCAATATTCTTTGATTACCTTCTCATTATCTAGCGGCTAATttgttaatataaatttttgtcaCTATTGCTTGCAGTTATCTACATCTGATGGGGAAGCTAATTTAGATGTAGCCTTCTCAGTTTCCAGCGTGAAGAACATGTACAAAGTATGGTCAAATTCCATTGTTCTTTTCTCTGGTTAATAATTTAATGACTTTGGAACATCTTGTTTGTCAGAGTAGGTATTGATTGCAGTAGTAAGATATGTATAAATATGGATGCATGTATATGcattaatacacacacacatatgttgTATCATCATAACAACCCTTTTTCTTGCATACTTATACCACCTACTAAACTTTGAAATGTTTAGTtgatgttattattgttattatttattcattattatttatatttaggaTGCTACACTTCAACCAAAATGGAAGGCATTCAACACAATCATATATCTTGAACAggtgagtttatatttttcatttgtctCTGGAAGTTGCTTGGTTGTTACCAGAAAGAGTAcagagtttttgaatttttattcaatatattaATGATCAAGGATCTGCATCAGATTAAAGCAAAGTACTATTACTCCAACAAACAAATGAAGTGtggaatttatatatttttttccttttcaagttCTATTGTGAATAGTTCAGCTCAGAGATTGGTCAAAGCAAGCTGGTTCCTCCACTTTTTACTGTTTACTGACGTACATTTCTTTTACTGCTGTAATTGGCAGTTTGATTCCTTAAAAATTTACTTACCCAGAAAACATTGTGGAAAAACTCACTATGTTGCACATGCAAGTTTTAAGTCTTGCACACGTGTATTTGTATGGTTTTGATTTATAGCTTATCAAATATTATGATTCAGCACAAAAGCAGCGCTTTTAGCTTCTTATATAAGACATTTTACTTTCTGCAGGATGATGGTCTTcacaattcaaacaaaattgcGGCATTTGATTTTGATGGAACTCTTGCCAAAACATCTGTGAAGAGGTATAGCAGTATATAATGTTTGAGGCTTTTATATTGAATAGCATTTTTCTGGGTTTCATAAAAGTATTCTTTGGATGGGTTTGTTCTGAAAATTTTAGTAGAAATTTGTCACACACCACTCATCTCACCTAGAGTCAACTGTTACgtgatttttttgataaaaaaacctAATATGCTCTTCTGGTTTCAGAGTAGGTGCCGATGCTTGGTCCCTTATGTATCCTTCAGTCCCTGATAAGCTACAGAGCTTGTACAATGATGGCTACAAACtggtttgtttcattttttaattaaacctAGTTGAAGTATATTGAGGGTAATTTAATATCATGATTTTAACTCCTATTTCAAGTCCCATTATAAAccatgaaatttggtttttCTTGGATCAAATTCCCATAAAAAATGGCCACAAGTAATTGTCACTAATCAGATTGATTATATGCCAAGTACTCGCAGTAGCATTTCCTGAAACCTGTTGGTACAATTTACCCTTTTTATTCAAATGTAGTATGATTCTTACGCTTTGTTACAGTAACCTTTACTTTGTTCAATTGTGCGGGTTCTTAGTCTTCCTTTGTAATCATCAAGAATATTACCATCAGGTAATCTTCACTAATGAATCAAATATTGAGCGCTGGAAGAAAAAGAGACAGGTTGCCGTGGACTCAAAAATTGGACGCCTCAACAATTTTATCAAGAAAGTGAAGGTACCAATGCAGGTAGTCAGGATGACAGTTTGCATTTGTCTTTGGGTCAGTAAACCAAGCCCATTTGTGTAACAACTGTGAAATTATCTTTCATTGAAACTCTATTGTCATTCTTGGGAGATCCCAAGATGTTAAGTATGTCCTTATTTGATAATCGCTGCATTTGGTGCCTGGAAAAAAAGATAATTCAGTTGCTTTTTTTGTTAGCTCACAATTCAAAGTGATTTTTTATGAGGAGTTGGCAATCAAATAATCTCCCTTTGAAATCGGATTTTAACTTATTAAGGTTATCTGTTTGTCCTGTCTTGACATTTGAATTTCACTAAACTGGTACTTCATAAACGGTAGGTTTTTTCTTCTCTGCATGCCTGTtgctgctatttttttttctcatgctAGGCTTTATCAAATCCTAAAGTCTTTTAGGGttggtttggttacataaaaccaaactatctcatctcatataatcattacaacttttccaaactctcacacaaaatataataaacaattcaatcttttcaaatcccaaaataaaaataatattctaacaatattttattcaactttcaacaaaacatctcatctcatcttatctaaactGTGTAAGCAAACGAGGCGCGgccaaaaaatacatatatacatgtttcCAGTCAGATGATGTTTGCCATCTGGCTTGTGactcttgtattttttttggacAAATGTTGAGAGCTTGATTAAGCCTTAGAACAATATTTCAAGACCTGGTAAGCTTGAAATACAAGATCTAGTAAAGTCTTGATGATTTCCACTCAAGCATGCATAGCTTTTCATGTAAGTGTTCGTTCATAGGGATTGAGTTTCTGGATCATCTATTGATGggtgtgtttttaaaatttaattgttttggcAACAGGTTCTTTATTAATCTTTGGCCTTGGACTTTCTTTTATGCATTGTTATCATAAATACGGacatttacaaaaagaaatggCACTTCAGTGAGGGCCCTAATCTACTGCTTGTTAAAGTTCCTAGTGGAATAATGATTTGGTTAGGATAATGTGAAAAATACCCAGTAAATATGCAAGTTGGCTTGCAATGCTTTTTGTGCAGGTCTTTATAGCTTGTGGGTTAGGTGAATCTTCTGGTCAAGCAGCAGATGCATTTCGTAAACCCAAACCAGGAATGTGGCATATTATGGAGAAGCACTTCAACTCTGGCATTTCCATTGATATAGATCAGTTATTTCTTCCTTCCCTCTGTTTATTTGCCTGGTTTTGGTTTCCAGTATTCTCAACATGAACAAATTCTCCGAACTAccttcttcatttttctgttgAATATAGCTGGATGCCTGTTTTCGTAACGTTTAAAAGGGATCTGTGTTGTAGATCCTTTTATGTTGGTGATGCAGCTGGGAGACTGAATGATCACAGTGATGCTGATATTAAATTTGCAcaggtaaatatttttttgattaatctttgtattgtttttatatgCTAGTTTCTTATGGGATATTGTGTTCAGTGTTTTCAGAACCAAATTTTTCTTCTCACCTGCAAGTTGCATAATGTTTGTTGCAGATTAATGAAACTTACGCACTACATTCTCAACAATACTACTCCTATGTGGTTCATTTTAAAACAAGTTTTTCATATGGATTTCAGATTGGAAAATTTGCTATGGTTTCATGGCAGCTTGAAAGCTTCCCTAATTTCAGAGCAGGAAACTTCCATTTCCTTTGCtatgaataattaatttacGGAACCAATGCTTTCTTTGGTATATCctatctatatgaaaaatattcagtGTTTGGATATCAGCAAGGCTAGTAAACTATCGGTTTCCTAATATGCTGTGGCCTGGATCTCAGTCAGCATTAGATATAATAAGGTGGGTAAATGACCATAAATACCCCAGGTTGAAGAATGTTTattctcaaatttttctttGCTGTTGCAGGCCGTCGGTTTGAAATTTTATGTCCCTGAGGAGTACTTTGTTTCGTGAGGAAATTAGTGGCCAGTGCCTTCTGAAGGCTTATCATCAGTTTCTCGTTGGCAAGTAAATATTGGACCGATTAGCCACGATCTTGACTTTTAACTGTTTGTTTTCCCCGCACATTTCCTAGTCACTTATATGTTGATGCTTGTATAATTAAGTAGAACAACAGTTTCCCTCCAtcgattcctctctctctttctctctctctctctctctctctctctctctctctctcgctgagAAATCTAGGGCTGACCCATTTTGTATTCTGATTTATCTATCAGTAAATGGTTGTCCAGGAGAATCTAGGCCGAACTGGACAGTTTGATAACTGGTCTAATGCattaaagcaattttttttttccccagctCGAACCCCATACAAACGATGCATTTTGTGGTTTCATCATATATGCTTTTAACTGCATCAAGGACTCAGTTATTCACTGACCCTTGGAGCCCACTTCACTtcagatatataatatattagtggAGCAGTATATACTGGGCTCAACAAATGGAAGGAAATAACCATGATTTGTTTGCTTTCATACACCAAAATAAGCTTCTATTTATTTTGGTCTGTGCGCCTGTGTATGTATATCCTTTCTTGATAAGCCAACACTATCAGCGGGAATGATTTTTGCATTTGAATCTCGCCGTaatactctctctttctctctaaaaAGAACTTACTGGAAAATGTCTTAACATTGCAAAGATCCTCTTTACAGTCACCAAGACGACACACATTTGCCAAAAATCCTTTTACAGGCACCAAGACAATACACATTTTCAGTGATTCATTTACGATATGGTCTGTTTCAAGTACTCAAAAGCTGCTACTCTGGTTTAGTAATGAACCAAATACAGTCTTTAAACCATTTAGAAAACCGCTCATCTATGGCTTCTACATCAAATGCTTGAAGCCTTGGCAACAAAATCACCATCCACAATTCCATGCCTCACCAAAACAATCTCCTTCACAAGATTTCTGTAACTGAACGGTCTTATTGCTGCTCGCAAAAATAGCTCCGGAGGAATCTTAGTCTTCCTGATCCTTCTCCTCCATCGACCAACCCCCGCATACTTCCATTCCTGTGGACTCACTTTTGGCCATTTGCCCCTCAAAGCTGTTTCATCCCCGTCATCTTCTGCAACTTTCTCTTCCCCTTTTTGCTCAACAACGTTTGTTCCTTCTCCCTTTTGCTGTGCTTCTTCCATTGTCCTCAACTGCTGCTTGTAGAACTCAGTAGACACTTCCATACTCCGTTTGGCCAACTTCTCCATTGCATCAGCGCTGCTCGATGCATTTCGAAATTCCTCCCAGAACTTCTTATCCTCTTCTCCCCTCGAACCATTCTTATCCTCTTCTCCCCTCAAATCATCTTCTTCGCTACCTGGTTCGTCATCTCCAAATTCTTCGTCTTCCATGTCCATGACTACATTatcttcctcttcatcatcctcttcgtcttcctcttcttcatcatcatcattgtcaTCATCCTCAATCCAATCCACTATCTCAGTCTCACCGGCATTACCACCACTGGAGTCCTCATCATCATCCGGGGCATCacatcccaactccatctcctCCAATTTTGCCTTCCACTCCTTGGTATACGGATGCAACAATCGCGTTGGATGATTGTTCAACAAAAATGCCAAACACTCGGACTTCCTCTCGTCACTCAACCTTTCATACgccttcaccacatcatccacAAACGCCTTCGGATTCGACCTCACAATCTTACACAACCCACCGAAATAGGTACACAGCTCCACACTCCCATCCTCATTCCTCACCTCAAACAAAAATTCCCTTTCCGTGCTCGGATCCAGCAGTGGTACCAGCCCCTTAAAAAACTCCTCCTGGGGCTCAAACCTGCACTGATACACCGGCCTCTTCACGTATATGATATCCGGCCTCATCCACGCCGCGCATTGGGTTATCAATGCCCTCGCCTTATTCCCGAACCTACCCATCAGACTCCACTTATCCAACCTCCCTTTCCCACCTTCCACCACGACCTCAGACACCAAAGTCCATTGCTGCCAAGGCAGTTCGTTTATCCTCCACCTGGGGTGCCTCACAAACACCCAGAAATGCTTACACCCTTTACTCTCATCCATTTCATTCAATCTTTTCCCATAATCCGAAGCCATCTCGAATTGCTCTATCTTCTCCCACTCTTCCTGGTCCCTCACTTCGCTAATTAAGGTCACTCGCTCGTCCGAGAAGCGCCCGCGAATTGGGTCCCCGACGACAACGCCGCGCCAGGAGTAGGGACCAAACTCACCATACTTGTACCAGTCATAGGGGTGGCGCAGTCTGGGGTCGTCTTTTTCCATGAAACGAACCATCCGGTCGTAGCCAAGGCCGATCTCCTGGAGCTCGTCCTCGGTGAAGTTATCGGCGTGGTTGCTGTTCTTGGGGTTCTTGTGGAGGCGGTAGAAGCGAGACTCTGCGAGCTTTTTGCTCTTCTGCCGCGCGCCTTCCTTCACAGCCCGCCGGAACTCCGCGTTGCCCTCGATTCGACCGGGAGGCGACCCAGCgggcttcttcttcttgctccGGCCGGCCAAGCAGCGGACGAAGGGGGGGTTTCGGGGGGTATTGATGCGGAGAGGGTTTGCAAAGGCGGGTCTGAGAGATGGGCATCGTAgaaggaaaagaggaaaagatgGGTTCAGGGTTTTAGACAGTGAGAGGTTTTGAGGAGTCtgcattttttaagaaaatggacTTGTGGAAGGGAGGGACTGTCttctgttcttcttctttatatttataGGACCCGAAAAAACGGTGTCGTCTGCTCACAGACAGAGAGGGGTTACAACACATTAAAACGTTGCGTTTCGAAGAATATAAAAGTTCTGTTACTTCCTTCGTGTAGTAGTTTCTTCTGCAACATGCGAACGACTCCGATCTAATCAATGGCGAAGCGGAGCCAAACGACGGAGCTGGGATGCATCGCGTGCGAGGAGCTGAGCCAGGTCGGGGCCGGAAAGGAAGGGTGGCTCGTGGACGACCCGAACCTTCTCTGCGCGCTCGACACCCATGCCCTCGCGCTCGCCAACAGGTTCCTTATCCTCGTTCTCGGATGGTCCGATTCCGATGGTCACCGTATCAAGATCGTGCCCGATCTCTCCCCCATCGAGGCGGAGCAGATCACCGCCATTGAGTGGTTAGTGTTCGACGAAATTAGGGTGGTTGTGGCCGGGACCTCTTGCGGATATTTGCTGATTTACTCTCTGGGTGGCCATTTGATTCACAAACAGGTGAATGAATTAGCTAATATTTGGTTTTtgattgtttcttttctttttgtcctaTTTACATTAAGTTCTTTCGTTGGCGAGACGGAGCTGGACATTTATTGGGATGATAGATAATTTGTAGGTTTATTCAATTCTACTTTTTTCGCAACCTATCCggaaaaatatctatttgtgCCAAATTACTCTGGCTCCAATGGCTTCTCCTTCTGCACTTATCGATGATTATGGGGAAATATTGAATTTATTGAGAATCTGTGTAAATCAAATTTGTCAAATTTCTTATGTGAATCTTATTTTTGTGCATGTCATTGATCATCAGTGGTCTACggacttcttttctcttttggagTCTACGGACTTGTTGAGTTCGACATACTTGAGCTTAAACTGGAAACTCATAATTAATTTGTCTACGTGCAGCTGTTATATCCTGGAAGAATTCTGAAGATAAGAGTTCGAGGAACAAAGAGAGATTTGACCCAAGACGCATCCTCAGAGGAGGTTTGTGTTGTTATGCCTGGTGTAGTCGCTCGTTATGATGGTTCTGATATTCAGGTAGATTATACTATTTTTTGCCAAGCTAGAAAgattttcaaagtgattacatcTTTTAACATAAACTATTACGTGCTCTCtcattaattatgaaatttttatggtAATTAACATGAATTAAATGAGTTAGTTCTTGGTTTTGGTGGATTTCTAGGAGAAAATAATAAGCTCCTATTTAGTGATTACTGTGAAAGTTCTCGGTTGTCTCCTAAATATCCTTGTTATACTCTGAGAGTCATTGGATTCTTTCCTCCAGGGATCCTGATTAATTATGACTCATAACTTTCTTGATATCTAGAGTATGCTGCACCGATGGTTTCAAGAAACACATACTCAGTTTTGGGATCAGAAACCAAAAAAACGAGATTTAGAGGCCCCAGAAACTCCTTATGGGAGATTACCTTTCCAGTTATGGAATGTTAGCAAGTATGGTAGTTGTGCTGATGCTGCTATCACTGGCACAATGCCCCCACCACTGATGGAACTCCAGGTACAGTTTCTTTCTTTAGAAGCTGTGTTGATGGGTTAAGATACTGTTTAGCTAACCAAGATTATTATGTGTTGGGACgtataaaaaacaatattatgtTTGTTGGTTTCTAAAACATATTATGATAGCTGAGCTGCACTACTGTGCCGCTTGCAGCTTACTGCTGCAAGTGACCGCTAGTGTAAAagcagtgtttttttttattcacattttttaatcattttagatattttaaaaaaatataaaaaaatacatcaatacattaaaaattacttccttaatcattaaataaaaaaaaaacaaaattcactgAACGGAGCGGTAAGTATTTGGCGGCAGAGTAGTTTTTTTCTATGATACTTTCATGTTGTGTTGCCACCTTTCTGGCACAGCAATACTTCTGAAGTTATTCTGGTATTTGAATTCAGCTGGTTTTATTGTTGGGCAGTCAAGTCAACGCTATTACTGTGCTGTCACCATTGGAGAGGATGCTGTGATTTCAGCATTCAGGTAGTGATGGGATTTCTTGCTATATAATGTTTActtgttttattgttatttcctatatatattttattgactaAGTTCTATTTCAACCTATAAAAGGCTTTCTGAAGACAAAAGCAGGTCTCTAGTGGGAGCAATTTTATCAAAAGTCGTGCCCGCAACATTTTCGACAATAGCTTCGTTTTCTA
It contains:
- the LOC121234701 gene encoding polynucleotide 3'-phosphatase ZDP isoform X1 yields the protein MLTVSRLCCLPHPLNRPQNPDSPLIFQKRFSRFQNPKRFYLFSFKKPPMPPRPPPPSHIVAEYAKSDRSSCKKCAKAIIKKALRVGIVSRDARGFDMTKWHHLDCFPVGAATVCSAEAIKGFEALQRSDQEALEKSLGRCDDSVGNGEVHKGDDDDDEENELKERDAKKAKLSTSDGEANLDVAFSVSSVKNMYKDATLQPKWKAFNTIIYLEQDDGLHNSNKIAAFDFDGTLAKTSVKRVGADAWSLMYPSVPDKLQSLYNDGYKLVIFTNESNIERWKKKRQVAVDSKIGRLNNFIKKVKVPMQVFIACGLGESSGQAADAFRKPKPGMWHIMEKHFNSGISIDIDQSFYVGDAAGRLNDHSDADIKFAQVYPIYMKNIQCLDISKASKLSVS
- the LOC121234701 gene encoding polynucleotide 3'-phosphatase ZDP isoform X3, with translation MLTVSRLCCLPHPLNRPQNPDSPLIFQKRFSRFQNPKRFYLFSFKKPPMPPRPPPPSHIVAEYAKSDRSSCKKCAKAIIKKALRVGIVSRDARGFDMTKWHHLDCFPVGAATVCSAEAIKGFEALQRSDQEALEKSLGRCDDSVGNGEVHKGDDDDDEENELKERDAKKAKLSTSDGEANLDVAFSVSSVKNMYKDATLQPKWKAFNTIIYLEQDDGLHNSNKIAAFDFDGTLAKTSVKRVGADAWSLMYPSVPDKLQSLYNDGYKLVIFTNESNIERWKKKRQVAVDSKIGRLNNFIKKVKVPMQVFIACGLGESSGQAADAFRKPKPGMWHIMEKHFNSGISIDIDQSFYVGDAAGRLNDHSDADIKFAQAVGLKFYVPEEYFVS
- the LOC121234701 gene encoding polynucleotide 3'-phosphatase ZDP isoform X2, which codes for MLTVSRLCCLPHPLNRPQNPDSPLIFQKRFSRFQNPKRFYLFSFKKPPMPPRPPPPSHIVAEYAKSDRSSCKKCAKAIIKKALRVGIVSRDARGFDMTKWHHLDCFPVGAATVCSAEAIKGFEALQRSDQEALEKSLGRCDDSVGNGEVHKGDDDDDEENELKERDAKKAKLSTSDGEANLDVAFSVSSVKNMYKDATLQPKWKAFNTIIYLEQDDGLHNSNKIAAFDFDGTLAKTSVKRVGADAWSLMYPSVPDKLQSLYNDGYKLVIFTNESNIERWKKKRQVAVDSKIGRLNNFIKKVKVFIACGLGESSGQAADAFRKPKPGMWHIMEKHFNSGISIDIDQSFYVGDAAGRLNDHSDADIKFAQVYPIYMKNIQCLDISKASKLSVS
- the LOC121234699 gene encoding rab3 GTPase-activating protein non-catalytic subunit isoform X2; the protein is MAKRSQTTELGCIACEELSQVGAGKEGWLVDDPNLLCALDTHALALANRFLILVLGWSDSDGHRIKIVPDLSPIEAEQITAIEWLVFDEIRVVVAGTSCGYLLIYSLGGHLIHKQLLYPGRILKIRVRGTKRDLTQDASSEESMLHRWFQETHTQFWDQKPKKRDLEAPETPYGRLPFQLWNVSKYGSCADAAITGTMPPPLMELQSSQRYYCAVTIGEDAVISAFRLSEDKSRSLVGAILSKVVPATFSTIASFSKLIWRSEQTSPRKSDVKPQPFARASPLTCLKDHPRKGEKLTLSPSGTLAAITDSLGRILLLDTQALVVVRLWKGYRDACCLFMEMLVNRDTTAPSSSYYEPVKSDYCLCLAIHAPRKGIIEIWQMRTGPRLRIIQCVKGAKILQPTYRFGSSMTSPYVPLEVFLLNGDSGQISVLNRTLN
- the LOC121234698 gene encoding uncharacterized protein LOC121234698, which encodes MQTPQNLSLSKTLNPSFPLFLLRCPSLRPAFANPLRINTPRNPPFVRCLAGRSKKKKPAGSPPGRIEGNAEFRRAVKEGARQKSKKLAESRFYRLHKNPKNSNHADNFTEDELQEIGLGYDRMVRFMEKDDPRLRHPYDWYKYGEFGPYSWRGVVVGDPIRGRFSDERVTLISEVRDQEEWEKIEQFEMASDYGKRLNEMDESKGCKHFWVFVRHPRWRINELPWQQWTLVSEVVVEGGKGRLDKWSLMGRFGNKARALITQCAAWMRPDIIYVKRPVYQCRFEPQEEFFKGLVPLLDPSTEREFLFEVRNEDGSVELCTYFGGLCKIVRSNPKAFVDDVVKAYERLSDERKSECLAFLLNNHPTRLLHPYTKEWKAKLEEMELGCDAPDDDEDSSGGNAGETEIVDWIEDDDNDDDEEEEDEEDDEEEDNVVMDMEDEEFGDDEPGSEEDDLRGEEDKNGSRGEEDKKFWEEFRNASSSADAMEKLAKRSMEVSTEFYKQQLRTMEEAQQKGEGTNVVEQKGEEKVAEDDGDETALRGKWPKVSPQEWKYAGVGRWRRRIRKTKIPPELFLRAAIRPFSYRNLVKEIVLVRHGIVDGDFVAKASSI
- the LOC121234699 gene encoding rab3 GTPase-activating protein non-catalytic subunit isoform X1 yields the protein MAKRSQTTELGCIACEELSQVGAGKEGWLVDDPNLLCALDTHALALANRFLILVLGWSDSDGHRIKIVPDLSPIEAEQITAIEWLVFDEIRVVVAGTSCGYLLIYSLGGHLIHKQLLYPGRILKIRVRGTKRDLTQDASSEEVCVVMPGVVARYDGSDIQSMLHRWFQETHTQFWDQKPKKRDLEAPETPYGRLPFQLWNVSKYGSCADAAITGTMPPPLMELQSSQRYYCAVTIGEDAVISAFRLSEDKSRSLVGAILSKVVPATFSTIASFSKLIWRSEQTSPRKSDVKPQPFARASPLTCLKDHPRKGEKLTLSPSGTLAAITDSLGRILLLDTQALVVVRLWKGYRDACCLFMEMLVNRDTTAPSSSYYEPVKSDYCLCLAIHAPRKGIIEIWQMRTGPRLRIIQCVKGAKILQPTYRFGSSMTSPYVPLEVFLLNGDSGQISVLNRTLN